The Gemmatimonadaceae bacterium DNA window GTGTCCGCAGCGCTCACAGCGCGGATACGGCAGCTCGTGCACGCGCGACCAGCACCGGCCGCACACCAGACCGCGATCACCGTAGTCGAGGAGGCGCGCGCATGCGACGCACGACCGCGGCAGCAGCAGGTCGCCGAGCGCAGCAGCGGCGCGACGAACCGATGGGCTGCGCCAGGCGTCGGCGATCATCGAGCGGCGCACGCGGCCTCCCACATCACGTCGCGCGGCGCGTCGATACCGAACCATCGCTCGAACGCGAGCGCACCCTGCTCGACGAGCATCGCCAGGCCGTCCGCGGCGCGGAGTCCGCGCGCCTTGGCATCGCGCACCCATTGCGTTTCGCCCGGGCGATGGACGAGGTCGATGACGCCGACGGCCGGGGGCAGGACTGTGACATCGACGGGAACCGCGCTGTCGGTCATGCCGGTGGGGGTCGCGTTCACGACGACGGTCGCGTCGGCGACCGCATCGGCGGCGCGGGGAGCGATGCGGTCGACGACCGGGAAGCGGGCGGCGAGCGCTTCGGCGCGTTGGGCAGTGCGGTTGGAGAGCGTGATCCGGGCGCCGGGCCACTGTTCGACGGCGGCGCAGACGGCGGCGGCGGCGCCGCCGGCGCCGAGGACCGCGACGCGCGCGCCTAACGGAACGGAGCCGAGGACGCGCCGCGCGAGATGGTCGAAGCCGCCGACGTCGGTGTTGTCGCCGGCCAGCGCGCCCTGCTCCACCCAGAACGTGTTGACCGCGCCGGCCCGTTGGGCGAGCGGCGTCAGCGTGTCGCACATCGCGGCGACGGCCGGCTTGTGCGGGATAGTGACGTTGCCGGCGGCGCGGCGCGCGATGAGCGCGCGTACGCGGTCGCCTAACGCGCCCGGCTCGACATCGATCGCCTCGTAGGTGACCGCGATCCCGGCGGCGCGCAAGGCCGCGTTTTGAAAGACGGGGGAGATCGAGTGCCGCACCGGATGCCCGAGCAGCACCAGCGCCCCGACGTCGTGCGCGGTCACGACACGCCCGGGGTGCGCTCCGCGGCGATCCGGTCGAGGACGAGGCGCAGCTCGCGATCGAGCTCGGCGTACGTGTCGCGGTAGAGCTCGAGCTCGCCGCCGAACGGGTCGCCGATGGGCCGGTCGCTCGCGCCGCGCGACGCGTAGGTCGTGATGAGGTAGGCCTTGCCGCGCGCGCCTAACGACTCCAGCCGCTCCACGTGGTGCGGACCCATCGCCAGCACGAGATCGTATTGCGCCAGGAGCTCGGGCGTCGCGAGCCGCGCGTGGTGCGATGAGAGGTCGGTCTCCCGCTCGAGACACACGAGCAGCGCACCGTCCGAGGCGGGTGCGTCCTCCCACGCCGCGGTGCCCGCGCTCCCGAACTCCACATCCGTGAGGCCGCGCTCCTGCGCGATGCGCCGCGCAATGGCCTCGGCCATCGCACTGCGGCAGGTGTTGCCCGTGCACACGAAGAGCACTCGCAGAGGCGTCACAAATCTCCGATCAGATCCGGCACCGACTCACGCAAGGTCGCGGAGGTAATCGCGCCCGGCCGGATCACACGCGGGCGTCGTCCCATGCAATCTACAACTGTCGATGGCGGCGAGGGCACGAGGCGGCCGCCATCGAGGACGCGGAGCAGTCCGCGGCCGATCGCATCGGACCATTGCTGTTCGATCTCGCGCGAGCGCATGGCGGGCGGCACGCCCGGGCGGTTTGCGCTGGTGGATGTGATCGGGTCCCCATAGGCGAGGATGAGTCGCGCCAGCGCGGGATGCGACGTCCATCGCACGGCGATCCCGCCCTCCGGTCCGCGCAGGCGCGGCGGCACGCGGCGTTCGCCGCCCGGCAGGACGAGCGTGAGCGGACCGGGCCAGTGACGCGCCGCGAGGCGCGACGCGTAGCCCGTGAGCTGGAGGTCGTAGCGGGCCACCATGTCGCTCGATGCAACGAGAATCAGAAACGGTTTCCCGGGCGGACGAGACTTGAGGCGCACGAGAGCGGCAACCGATTCTTCGTCGACGGCGCCGCCGAAGCCGTACACCGTTTCGGTGGGATACGCGAGGACGCGCCGCGCGTGGAGGTGCGCGATCGTGGCCGACATTGCTTGTTCGATTTCCGCCGGCGACCAGAACGGGACGGCGAGCGGCGGCGCGGTCATCGCGGCGTGAGCGCCAGGGCTTCGACGCGCGCGAAGTCGGCTTCCTCCGTGATCTTCATCGCGCGCTCGCTGCCCCGCACGAGGATGACCGGCATGCCTAACCGTTCGCAGAGCGCGGCATCGTCGGTGGCGCGGATGCCGTTCGCGCGCGCGTCGGCATACGCGCGTTCGATCATATCGCGCGGAAAGGCTTGCGGCGTCTGCGCGCGCCACAACTGCGCGCGGTCCACCGTTTCCACCACACGATCCAGGGCGTCCACGCGCTTGAGCGTGTCCGTCACCGGAAGCCCGGCGACGGCGGCCGAGCCGGCGCGCGCCACGCCGATCACGCGATCGAGGGTCTCGGCGTCGAGGAGCGGGCGCGCCGCGTCGTGGATGACCACCACGCGCACCTCGGGCGGGAGGTCCGTTAGGCCTGCGTACACCGAATCGCCCCGCTCGCGGCCGCCGGCCGACACGAGCAGCCGGTCGACGTCGCACTGAAAGATCCACGGCGGCGGATCGCCCGCGTGCGAGCGCGGGAGCACCGCGACCACCACGGCGACATCGCTGCGCTCCATGCACCGTTGCACGCTGTGCAGCAGCATCGGCTTGCCCGCCACCCATCGAAACTGCTTGAGCTCCGTGCTGCCGGTGCGCGAGCCCGTGCCGGCCGCGACGATGATCACGCCGACGTCGGCGGTCGATGCGGCGTCCACTACGCGTCCCGTCGAGCGCTGTAGTTCTCGAACCGGGTGTACGCCTTGTGGAAGAACAGGTTCACGAATCCGATCGGACCGTTGCGCTGCTTGCCCACGATCACTTCGGCGCGTCCCTCGAGCGAGTTGCCGTCCTTGTCCGTTGGGCCGTCGTACACTTCCTGCCGATAGATGAACATCACGAGATCGGCGTCCTGTTCGATCGCGCCGGATTCGCGCAGATCCGAGAGCTGCGGACGGTGGTCGCCGGCGCGCTGCTCCGGGGCGCGCGACAACTGCGACAGCGCGATCACCGGCACGTTGAGCTCTTTGGCGAGCGCCTTGAGCGAGCGCGAGATCGAGCTGATTTCCTGCTGCCGGCTCTCGGAGGATGGCCCGGAAATGAGCTGCAGGTAGTCGACGATCACCAGCTCGATCTTCGCATCGGCGCGCAGGCGACGCGCCTTGGAGCGGATCTCGAGCAGCGAAATGCCGGCGGTGTCGTCGATCCAGATTGGCGCCGCGCTCAGCGTGCCGGCGGCGCGTGCCATGCGCGTGAAGTCATCGTCGCGCAGCATGCCTTTGCGCAATCGTTGGGCATCAACGCGGGCCTCCGACGTGAGCATGCGCTGGACGAGCGCTTCCTTGCTCATCTCGAGCGAGAAGAGCGCCACCGGCGTGTGCTTCTCGATCGCGGCATGCTGCGCGATGTTCAGGACTAACGACGTCTTTCCCATCGACGGACGCGCGGCGACGATGACGAGATCCGCGTTCTGGAATCCCGACGTCATTTCATCGAGATCGTTGAAGCCGCTCGGCACACCGGTGATGGTCTTGCCCCCGCGCTGCAGCGCTTCGATGCGCTCCATCGTCGGCCACATCAATTCTTTGATGCGGGTGAAGCCCTGCATGCCGCGCTGCTGGCTCACCTGGAACACGCGCTGCTCGGCGTCGTCCAGGAGATCGGCGGCGGTCGAGCGTCCTTCGTATGCCTGGGTGATGAGCGCCGTGCACGTCTCGATGAGACGGCGTTGCAGCGCTTTCTCCTTCACGATCCGTGCGTGGTATTCGACGTTCGCCGATGTCGGGACGGCGTCGACGAGATACGCGATGTACTCCTTGCCGCCGGCAATCTCGAGGTCGCCGCGACGCGCCAGCTCGTCGGCGAGCAAGAGTGGATCGACTACATCGCCTCGCTCGATGATCGAGACCATCGCCCGGAAGATCCGACGATTCCGCTCGCGATAGAACATCGTGTCGTCCACGTGCTCGGTGGCGCGCAGGATCGCGTCCTGGTCCATGAGCATGGCGCCCAGCACGGCGGTTTCCGCCTCTTCCGAGTATGGGGGACGGCGGTCGCCATTCGGTTCATTGGCGGACGCCATCGAGGAGTCGACGAGCGAGCTGGACATCTTCCCAAGTTGGTCGCTTCCAAGCGGGATTGCGGAGGAGCGCGGCCGGGTGATAGGTGACGACGACGGGAATCCCGTGGTAGCGGTGGATCGCTCCGCGTAATTTGCCGATTGAGAGCTTGGTGTCGAGTAGCGTCTGTGCGGCGAACGTGCCGAACGCGACGATGACCGACGGTCGAATGATCTCCAGCTGGCGCACCAGATACGGACGGCACGCGTCGACTTCGATTGGAAGCGGGTTGCGATTCCCGGGCGGCCGGTGCTTCAGCACGTTGACAATGAATACGTCCTCGCGTGCGAGCTTGATAGCCTCGAGAATTTTGGTCAGCAGTTGACCGGCCTGGCCGACGAACGGGCGGCCGGTCTCGTCTTCACTCGCGCCCGGCGCCTCGCCAACGCACACGAGGCGCGCGGTCGCGCTGCCCTCGCCCGGCACGGGATGCTTGGCGGTTCGGTAGAGATCACACTTGCGACAGGCGACGATGAGCGCCTCGACGTCCTGTACCGTTTGACAGTGCCCGAGCTCGCCGTCAAAGAGCTCGTGCCCTTCGCTGCCCACGACTAGACCATCTGGGGGCGGACTCGCCGGTGCACTCGGCGCCGGCGATAGACCACGCTCGGCGGGCGGCGCCGCAGGCGCCGCGATTCGTGCGCCGGCCGAACTGAGCGCTTGACGCCAGTCCGACGCGTCGATGCCCGCGCTCGACGCCTCGCGGCGATGTCGGGCGCCGATCAGTCGCATGACGTCGTCCACCGACATCGTGTCGAGGACCAGCTCGACTTCGCCCTGATCGCGCCGCTGCTCGAGATAGCGGCGGAGCAGCTCCTCAGCGTGCACGAAGAATGGCCTCGACGCGGTCGAGGATGACATCGGCGAGCGACGTCTTCGGCATGAGGGGAATCGCATCTGCCGATCCGTCGGGCGCGAGAAGGGTGACGCGATTCGTGTCGGCGCCGAACCCGGCGTCGGCCTCGCCCGCGCTATTGGCGACAATCAAGTCGAGCTGCTTGTCCGCAAGCTTGGCGCGCGCACTCTCGAGCAGGTGATCGGTTTCGAGCGCGAACCCGACGGTGACGAGGCCGGGCGGCCTGTGCCTAACGGTACAGGCGAGGATGTCGGGGGTGGTCGCAAGGGCGATCGATGGGGGTCCATCGGCTTTTTTGATCTTATCGGCGGCCGGTTCGGCCGCACGAAAGTCGGAGGGCGCCGCCGCCATGATCAGCGCGTGCGCACCGGGGAGCGCCTGTCGCACTGCCTCCGCCATCTGCTCGGTGGTCTCGACGCGCACGAGCGCCGGGCCGATGGGATCCGGCACGTCGAGCGGACCCGCGATGAGCACGACCTGCGCGCCGCGGCGCCAGGCTGCCGACGCGATTGCCACCCCCATCTTCCCGCTGCTCCGGTTAGACAGGAATCGCACCGGGTCCACGGGCTCGCGCGTCGGACCCGCGGTGACCACGATGGTGCGTCCGCGGAGCGATGCATCATCGAGCGCGCGGCTCGCGTGCGCGACGATGGCCTCGGGTTCGGGCATGCGGCCCGGGCCGCTACCCTCGCCTGCCGCGAGCGCGCCGACATCGGGCTCGACCACGGTGTAGCCGAGGTCTCGAAGGTGCATCGCGTTGCGCTGCGTTTGTGGGTGCGCCCACATCGCGTCGTTCATCGCCGGGAACAGCAGCACCGGTGCGGTGGTCGCGAGGAGACACGCGGCGAGGAGGTCGTCGGCGCGTCCGTGCGCGGCGCGCGCCAGGAAATCGGCGGTGGCCGGTGCGACGACCAGCGCGTCGGCTTCGCGGGCGAGATGGATGTGGTCGAGGGCGAGTCC harbors:
- the dnaB gene encoding replicative DNA helicase yields the protein MSSSLVDSSMASANEPNGDRRPPYSEEAETAVLGAMLMDQDAILRATEHVDDTMFYRERNRRIFRAMVSIIERGDVVDPLLLADELARRGDLEIAGGKEYIAYLVDAVPTSANVEYHARIVKEKALQRRLIETCTALITQAYEGRSTAADLLDDAEQRVFQVSQQRGMQGFTRIKELMWPTMERIEALQRGGKTITGVPSGFNDLDEMTSGFQNADLVIVAARPSMGKTSLVLNIAQHAAIEKHTPVALFSLEMSKEALVQRMLTSEARVDAQRLRKGMLRDDDFTRMARAAGTLSAAPIWIDDTAGISLLEIRSKARRLRADAKIELVIVDYLQLISGPSSESRQQEISSISRSLKALAKELNVPVIALSQLSRAPEQRAGDHRPQLSDLRESGAIEQDADLVMFIYRQEVYDGPTDKDGNSLEGRAEVIVGKQRNGPIGFVNLFFHKAYTRFENYSARRDA
- a CDS encoding L-threonylcarbamoyladenylate synthase yields the protein MTAPPLAVPFWSPAEIEQAMSATIAHLHARRVLAYPTETVYGFGGAVDEESVAALVRLKSRPPGKPFLILVASSDMVARYDLQLTGYASRLAARHWPGPLTLVLPGGERRVPPRLRGPEGGIAVRWTSHPALARLILAYGDPITSTSANRPGVPPAMRSREIEQQWSDAIGRGLLRVLDGGRLVPSPPSTVVDCMGRRPRVIRPGAITSATLRESVPDLIGDL
- the ispD gene encoding 2-C-methyl-D-erythritol 4-phosphate cytidylyltransferase codes for the protein MDAASTADVGVIIVAAGTGSRTGSTELKQFRWVAGKPMLLHSVQRCMERSDVAVVVAVLPRSHAGDPPPWIFQCDVDRLLVSAGGRERGDSVYAGLTDLPPEVRVVVIHDAARPLLDAETLDRVIGVARAGSAAVAGLPVTDTLKRVDALDRVVETVDRAQLWRAQTPQAFPRDMIERAYADARANGIRATDDAALCERLGMPVILVRGSERAMKITEEADFARVEALALTPR
- the coaBC gene encoding bifunctional phosphopantothenoylcysteine decarboxylase/phosphopantothenate--cysteine ligase CoaBC, with the translated sequence MRPFGGARIVLGVSGGIAAYKSAWVARLLAAAGAEVDVVMTRAATQFIAPLTFEALTGRAVHTDLFAPGLALDHIHLAREADALVVAPATADFLARAAHGRADDLLAACLLATTAPVLLFPAMNDAMWAHPQTQRNAMHLRDLGYTVVEPDVGALAAGEGSGPGRMPEPEAIVAHASRALDDASLRGRTIVVTAGPTREPVDPVRFLSNRSSGKMGVAIASAAWRRGAQVVLIAGPLDVPDPIGPALVRVETTEQMAEAVRQALPGAHALIMAAAPSDFRAAEPAADKIKKADGPPSIALATTPDILACTVRHRPPGLVTVGFALETDHLLESARAKLADKQLDLIVANSAGEADAGFGADTNRVTLLAPDGSADAIPLMPKTSLADVILDRVEAILRAR
- a CDS encoding low molecular weight protein arginine phosphatase, giving the protein MTPLRVLFVCTGNTCRSAMAEAIARRIAQERGLTDVEFGSAGTAAWEDAPASDGALLVCLERETDLSSHHARLATPELLAQYDLVLAMGPHHVERLESLGARGKAYLITTYASRGASDRPIGDPFGGELELYRDTYAELDRELRLVLDRIAAERTPGVS
- a CDS encoding uracil-DNA glycosylase, whose product is MHAEELLRRYLEQRRDQGEVELVLDTMSVDDVMRLIGARHRREASSAGIDASDWRQALSSAGARIAAPAAPPAERGLSPAPSAPASPPPDGLVVGSEGHELFDGELGHCQTVQDVEALIVACRKCDLYRTAKHPVPGEGSATARLVCVGEAPGASEDETGRPFVGQAGQLLTKILEAIKLAREDVFIVNVLKHRPPGNRNPLPIEVDACRPYLVRQLEIIRPSVIVAFGTFAAQTLLDTKLSIGKLRGAIHRYHGIPVVVTYHPAALLRNPAWKRPTWEDVQLARRLLDGVRQ